Proteins from one Haloarchaeobius litoreus genomic window:
- a CDS encoding DUF1508 domain-containing protein — MATDDKEGGTLVSAYEDRIGAANTGDEAYGYWVFAVGVVLGVAGIALFLTSESATMMRETSIVLSAAGIALLVAGPVIRLPLQRTATYTTYTGLAMCAIAVVWFTVVFPVDWSTTTGNQPVAILYALGIAIIGVGGVFVPLVSPTETRTGAAAAQASGRASELEAELESVSRERDELADERDELTRQVEEGAAASEQASADAETAKAALRDELESVRQERDDLARKVEEGVAASEQASADAEAKQTELEGEVTALSDELDALRTSRAQFELYPDRKGEFRWRLRHRNGNIIATGGEGYTRKHNAQKGLQSVRRNALGATVVHATPAAAADEEPAETGEDALDDMPLLPAETEREESDATFELYEDRGGEWRWRLRHENGQVIADSGEGYSTRSGLTRALKGVRRNVGPADYLRFDPVSFEVFQDRGGKWRWRLVHRNGNIIGDSGQGYTRRRNAKRAIDAVRSGLEGGSLEFERYEDTAGEHRWRLRSGNGELVADSGEGYASADGLEEAIERVERQVPDADALDVGRAIFEVYEDRGGKWRWRLRHRNGNIIADCGQGYGSRHGVHDAIESVKRNAPTASEEEEDDDEE; from the coding sequence ATGGCAACAGACGACAAGGAAGGCGGTACACTGGTGTCGGCCTACGAGGACCGAATCGGGGCGGCGAACACGGGGGACGAGGCGTACGGCTACTGGGTGTTCGCGGTGGGAGTCGTGCTCGGCGTCGCTGGAATCGCGCTGTTTCTGACCAGCGAGAGCGCGACGATGATGCGGGAGACGAGCATCGTGCTCTCGGCAGCGGGCATCGCGCTACTGGTCGCGGGTCCGGTCATCAGGCTCCCCCTCCAGCGAACCGCGACGTACACGACGTACACCGGGCTGGCGATGTGCGCCATCGCTGTCGTCTGGTTCACCGTCGTCTTCCCAGTCGACTGGAGCACGACGACGGGGAACCAGCCGGTCGCCATCCTGTACGCGCTCGGTATCGCCATCATCGGCGTCGGTGGGGTGTTCGTCCCCCTCGTGAGCCCGACCGAGACGCGGACGGGTGCGGCGGCGGCGCAGGCGAGCGGGCGTGCATCCGAACTCGAAGCCGAGCTGGAGTCGGTCAGCCGGGAACGTGACGAACTCGCCGACGAACGTGACGAACTCACCCGACAGGTCGAGGAGGGGGCTGCAGCGAGCGAGCAGGCCAGCGCCGACGCCGAGACGGCGAAGGCGGCGCTCCGAGACGAACTCGAATCCGTCAGGCAGGAGCGCGACGACCTCGCCCGGAAAGTCGAGGAGGGGGTGGCGGCGAGCGAGCAGGCCAGCGCCGACGCCGAGGCGAAGCAGACAGAGCTGGAGGGCGAGGTGACGGCGCTGTCGGACGAACTCGACGCGCTCCGGACGAGCAGGGCGCAGTTCGAGCTCTACCCCGACAGGAAGGGCGAGTTCCGCTGGCGGCTCCGGCACCGCAACGGCAACATCATCGCCACGGGCGGCGAGGGCTACACCCGGAAGCACAACGCGCAGAAGGGCCTCCAGAGCGTGCGTCGGAACGCACTCGGCGCGACGGTCGTCCACGCCACGCCGGCGGCGGCCGCGGACGAGGAGCCCGCGGAGACCGGCGAGGACGCCCTCGACGACATGCCGCTGCTGCCGGCCGAGACCGAGAGGGAGGAGAGCGACGCGACGTTCGAGCTGTACGAGGACCGCGGCGGCGAGTGGCGCTGGCGACTCAGACACGAGAACGGCCAGGTCATCGCGGACTCGGGCGAGGGCTACTCGACGCGGAGCGGGCTGACCCGCGCGCTGAAGGGCGTGCGGCGGAACGTCGGACCGGCGGACTACCTGCGGTTCGATCCGGTGTCGTTCGAGGTGTTCCAGGACCGGGGCGGGAAGTGGCGCTGGCGGCTCGTCCACCGCAACGGCAACATCATCGGCGACTCCGGGCAGGGCTACACCCGACGCCGGAACGCGAAGCGGGCTATCGACGCGGTCAGGTCGGGGCTTGAAGGCGGCAGTCTGGAGTTCGAGCGGTACGAGGATACGGCAGGGGAGCACCGGTGGCGGCTCCGGTCCGGGAACGGCGAACTCGTGGCCGACTCCGGCGAGGGCTATGCCTCGGCGGACGGGCTAGAGGAGGCTATCGAGCGAGTCGAGCGCCAGGTCCCGGACGCGGACGCGCTCGACGTCGGTCGCGCGATCTTCGAGGTGTACGAGGATCGGGGCGGGAAGTGGCGCTGGCGGCTCCGGCACCGCAACGGCAACATCATCGCCGACTGCGGGCAGGGCTACGGCAGCCGACACGGGGTCCACGACGCCATCGAGAGCGTCAAGCGCAACGCGCCGACGGCATCGGAAGAGGAGGAGGACGACGACGAGGAGTGA
- a CDS encoding aminopeptidase, whose protein sequence is MDERVREHAKILVEDCAEVEAGDNVTVTGPPEAEDLAVAIAELLGEKGAHPQTRLQSSRVNRAYMLAADPEDFDTPSHTLAAAEETDAFISIRGSANMFETSDVPPEKNQARSQHMKPIQETVMESNWVVTQYPAPGDAQKAEMSTEAYEEFVWSAINKDWDEQREFQEHMVEILDPAEEVRIVSGETTDITMSVAGNITINDTAENNMPGGEVFTAPVPDSVEGEVLFDKPLMAQGREVTNVYLKFEGGEVVEHSAEKNEEVLSAVLDTDEGARRLGELGIGMNRDIDRFTYNMLFDEKMGDTIHLALGRAYDKNIGENNEGNDSVVHQDMIVDMSEDSYIEVDGEVVQRDGTFRFEDGFEE, encoded by the coding sequence ATGGACGAACGCGTTCGGGAACACGCCAAGATACTCGTCGAGGACTGTGCCGAGGTCGAAGCCGGCGACAACGTCACCGTGACGGGACCGCCCGAGGCGGAGGACCTCGCCGTCGCCATCGCCGAACTCCTCGGCGAGAAGGGTGCCCACCCGCAGACACGCCTCCAGTCGAGCCGCGTCAACCGCGCGTACATGCTCGCCGCCGACCCCGAGGACTTCGACACGCCCTCCCACACGCTCGCCGCCGCCGAGGAGACCGACGCCTTCATCTCCATCCGTGGCTCCGCGAACATGTTCGAGACGAGCGACGTGCCCCCGGAGAAGAACCAGGCACGGAGCCAGCACATGAAGCCCATCCAAGAGACGGTGATGGAGTCGAACTGGGTCGTCACGCAGTACCCAGCGCCGGGCGACGCCCAGAAGGCCGAGATGAGCACCGAGGCGTACGAGGAGTTCGTCTGGAGCGCCATCAACAAGGACTGGGACGAACAGCGCGAGTTCCAGGAGCACATGGTCGAGATACTCGACCCCGCCGAGGAGGTCCGCATCGTGAGCGGCGAGACGACCGACATCACGATGTCCGTCGCGGGCAACATCACCATCAACGACACCGCCGAGAACAACATGCCCGGCGGCGAGGTGTTCACCGCGCCCGTCCCCGACAGCGTCGAGGGCGAGGTGCTGTTCGACAAGCCGCTGATGGCCCAGGGCCGCGAGGTCACGAACGTCTACCTGAAGTTCGAAGGCGGCGAGGTCGTCGAGCACTCTGCGGAGAAGAACGAGGAGGTGCTCTCGGCCGTGCTGGACACCGACGAGGGAGCCCGTCGGCTGGGCGAGCTCGGCATCGGGATGAACCGCGACATCGACCGGTTCACCTACAACATGCTGTTCGACGAGAAGATGGGCGACACCATCCACCTCGCGCTCGGCCGTGCCTACGACAAGAACATCGGCGAGAACAACGAGGGTAACGACTCCGTCGTCCACCAGGACATGATCGTCGACATGAGCGAGGACTCGTACATCGAGGTCGACGGCGAGGTCGTGCAGCGCGACGGGACGTTCAGGTTCGAGGACGGGTTCGAGGAGTAG
- a CDS encoding creatininase family protein, with translation MYLADQAWPDLGDYFAEESLAVVPLGSTEQHGPHLPESTDHVIAENLAREAADRAGYLCTPTVNVGVSMHHRQFHGTMSVDPPAFRDYVESMTRSLTHHGIDRVVYVNAHGGNMQHLREVGRRLRDDRVAFAVEWMWDESIPDLVDELFEHNGPHGGPKETAMLQYLDPENVHEDRLAEARDGGRVNLVDGEPTVHGARNYYDAIDNSPNGVFGDQTDATAEKGEQLFEAATEQLVALLGWLDDKPFDDLMGEPHVDPQPGSRR, from the coding sequence ATGTACCTCGCCGACCAGGCGTGGCCGGACCTCGGAGACTACTTCGCCGAGGAGTCGCTCGCGGTCGTCCCGCTCGGGTCGACGGAGCAACACGGGCCACACCTCCCCGAGAGCACCGACCACGTGATCGCCGAGAACCTCGCCCGCGAGGCGGCCGACCGCGCCGGCTACCTCTGTACGCCGACGGTGAACGTGGGCGTGAGCATGCACCACCGGCAGTTCCACGGGACGATGTCGGTCGACCCGCCGGCGTTCCGCGACTACGTCGAGAGCATGACGCGGAGTCTCACCCACCACGGCATCGACCGCGTCGTCTACGTCAACGCCCACGGCGGCAACATGCAGCACCTCCGCGAGGTCGGTCGGCGGCTCCGCGACGACCGCGTCGCCTTCGCCGTCGAGTGGATGTGGGACGAGTCCATCCCCGACCTCGTCGACGAGCTGTTCGAGCACAACGGGCCCCACGGCGGCCCGAAGGAGACCGCGATGCTCCAGTACCTCGACCCGGAGAACGTCCACGAGGACCGGCTCGCGGAGGCCCGCGACGGTGGCCGCGTGAACCTCGTGGACGGCGAGCCGACGGTCCACGGCGCACGGAACTACTACGACGCTATCGACAACTCCCCGAACGGCGTCTTCGGCGACCAGACCGACGCGACCGCAGAGAAGGGCGAGCAGCTGTTCGAGGCCGCGACCGAGCAGCTCGTCGCCCTGCTCGGCTGGCTCGACGACAAGCCGTTCGACGACCTCATGGGCGAACCGCACGTCGACCCGCAGCCCGGCAGCCGACGGTAA
- a CDS encoding zinc ribbon domain-containing protein has product MSRDGGADATECPSCGTRADAGDRFCSACGTALAADRGGESAGATAPAGPHAASGDSPADGEADDDEQSPESPEMVWATDPDPRETAPSRPASTGTDEGATPPADAGAQAEDGDDTGRADATDTDEASLEPWQKHCPECGAVLVVQAVRCTGCGAHQPDGDGVGTDADGREQPAREHGAADTGSDGPESPQRRREAGESHYRERPRRDRRDESRDRRQRREPPREGRDRTTGAGGGEVQYERERRTEPERRAEPGGSEREPPREAAGGYRERRRRERPSRERSVPDRDRSERLAERQAARRADAETPYEPAVPSSRWWLGVLVPAALTVLGAAIGIAADPTAIAAGTVPWIGDGGGLLELGVVLTPTLAPFALYFDRRYVAHETGRTPSAAYYLLAVPYLNLVVTGLYLWWRQQWLAEA; this is encoded by the coding sequence ATGAGTCGTGACGGTGGTGCCGACGCGACGGAGTGTCCATCCTGTGGCACGCGGGCGGACGCCGGGGACCGGTTCTGTTCGGCCTGTGGGACGGCGCTCGCCGCCGACAGAGGCGGCGAGTCGGCCGGGGCGACGGCCCCCGCTGGGCCACACGCTGCGTCCGGCGACAGCCCGGCTGACGGGGAGGCCGACGACGACGAACAGTCCCCCGAGTCGCCGGAGATGGTGTGGGCGACCGACCCGGACCCGCGGGAGACAGCCCCATCCAGACCCGCATCGACGGGCACCGACGAGGGAGCCACACCGCCGGCCGACGCCGGCGCGCAGGCCGAGGACGGGGACGACACCGGCCGGGCCGATGCCACCGACACCGACGAGGCGAGCCTGGAGCCGTGGCAGAAGCACTGTCCAGAGTGCGGTGCCGTGCTCGTCGTACAGGCGGTCCGGTGTACCGGCTGTGGCGCGCACCAGCCGGACGGAGACGGTGTCGGCACCGACGCGGACGGACGGGAGCAACCGGCGCGCGAGCACGGCGCAGCCGACACCGGCTCGGACGGCCCGGAGTCGCCCCAGCGACGGCGCGAGGCTGGCGAGAGCCACTATCGTGAGCGGCCTCGACGCGACCGACGGGACGAGTCGCGTGACCGCCGCCAGCGTCGGGAGCCGCCACGGGAGGGCCGTGACCGAACGACCGGGGCCGGTGGCGGCGAGGTCCAGTACGAACGCGAGCGACGGACCGAACCGGAACGACGGGCCGAACCCGGTGGTTCCGAGCGCGAACCACCGCGCGAGGCCGCTGGCGGCTACCGTGAACGCCGCCGACGTGAGCGACCATCCCGTGAACGGTCGGTCCCGGACCGCGACCGGAGCGAGCGCCTGGCGGAGCGGCAGGCCGCCCGCCGGGCCGACGCGGAGACGCCGTACGAACCGGCCGTCCCGAGCAGTCGCTGGTGGCTCGGCGTCCTCGTCCCCGCGGCCCTGACGGTCCTCGGTGCCGCCATCGGAATCGCGGCCGACCCGACCGCCATCGCGGCCGGAACGGTGCCGTGGATCGGCGACGGCGGCGGCCTGCTCGAACTCGGGGTGGTGCTGACGCCGACGCTCGCCCCCTTCGCCCTCTACTTCGACCGGCGATACGTCGCCCACGAGACCGGTCGCACGCCATCGGCCGCGTACTACCTCCTCGCGGTGCCGTACCTGAACCTCGTCGTCACCGGGCTCTACCTCTGGTGGCGACAGCAGTGGCTCGCTGAGGCGTGA
- a CDS encoding acyl-CoA dehydrogenase family protein has product MELLEDSLVPEEAHGIKAEAREFAAEHIEPNARECFQRGEYPWEILEAGQEAGLVAQDIPEEYGGRGLALSEILAMAEEFYRADAGIALTLQLASFGCEIIYEYGDEDQKEEYLRPVAEGDQISGLAVSEPDTGSDLAGMETTATKEGDEYVLDGEKYWIGNGVEGDWITVYARTGDDEDNRYGNHSVFIVPTDIDGYEAEHIPEKMGFRASKQAHITFDGARIPAENLVGHEGNGFMMLADFFNHGRIVVAGHGLGLAAAAIEEAWEFVHDREQFGRTIADFQSVQHDLADMLLEFESARSLVWRACGKVQDGQNPGYWAAMAKTKATETATQNAELGMQLHGGRSVLDERRIARVYRDVRIPVIYEGANAIQRNLIYRQA; this is encoded by the coding sequence ATGGAGCTCTTGGAGGACAGCCTCGTTCCGGAGGAGGCCCACGGCATCAAGGCCGAAGCGCGCGAGTTCGCGGCCGAGCACATCGAGCCGAACGCCAGGGAGTGCTTCCAGCGCGGCGAGTACCCGTGGGAGATACTCGAAGCCGGCCAGGAGGCCGGGCTGGTCGCCCAGGACATCCCCGAGGAGTACGGGGGTCGAGGGCTCGCGCTCTCGGAGATACTCGCGATGGCCGAGGAGTTCTACAGGGCGGACGCGGGCATCGCGCTGACGCTCCAGCTCGCCAGCTTCGGCTGCGAGATAATCTACGAGTACGGCGACGAGGACCAGAAGGAGGAGTACCTCCGTCCCGTGGCGGAGGGCGACCAGATATCGGGGCTGGCGGTCTCGGAGCCCGACACCGGCAGCGACCTCGCCGGGATGGAGACGACGGCGACGAAAGAGGGCGACGAGTACGTCCTCGACGGCGAGAAGTACTGGATCGGCAACGGCGTCGAGGGGGACTGGATCACCGTCTACGCCCGCACCGGCGACGACGAGGACAACCGCTACGGCAACCACTCCGTCTTCATCGTCCCCACGGACATCGACGGCTACGAGGCCGAGCACATCCCCGAGAAGATGGGCTTCCGTGCGTCGAAGCAGGCCCACATCACCTTCGACGGTGCGCGCATCCCGGCGGAGAACCTCGTCGGCCACGAGGGGAACGGCTTCATGATGCTCGCGGACTTCTTCAACCACGGCCGCATCGTCGTCGCGGGCCACGGCCTCGGGCTGGCGGCCGCCGCCATCGAGGAGGCCTGGGAGTTCGTCCACGACCGCGAGCAGTTCGGGCGCACCATCGCGGACTTCCAGTCGGTCCAGCACGACCTCGCCGACATGCTGCTCGAGTTCGAGTCCGCCCGGTCGCTCGTCTGGCGTGCCTGCGGGAAGGTCCAGGACGGGCAGAACCCGGGCTACTGGGCCGCGATGGCGAAGACGAAGGCGACCGAGACCGCCACCCAGAACGCCGAGCTGGGGATGCAGCTCCACGGCGGTCGCTCCGTGCTCGACGAGCGCCGCATCGCACGGGTGTACCGCGACGTTCGTATTCCGGTCATCTACGAGGGGGCGAACGCCATCCAGCGCAACCTCATCTACCGGCAGGCGTAG
- a CDS encoding hybrid sensor histidine kinase/response regulator, with the protein MTATKRVLIISNDAQLRASLAAPLQWSYPNVEVLTAAGFTGVIEHLADGDLDCIVSDMATIDAAPAVLQATRERHPDIPLLVLTEYEAERGSGAAVMEVVDFIDGVGDAGSDDAFAAWVANSVVRNPTDAAPPGGSRPEDLVRDVKRALVDASSPMDIEQAVCEQLTLGGRYTFAWIGEYDKREGQVVPWVSASATDDWPVSVTFPVGRGGGQQTVIERALRTREPQVVNDIDAHLAAVPWRSAATERDCNAVVVAPLYSDDELYGVLGVYSDDPGGFSEMEVSALWEIAGSVSHVLDTIAIRGRIDQQERVLRRYERLVETVGDGMYALDADGHFMTVNNAMRSMTGYSREGLLGEHISIVLDPADVERGAERIREMVARDRMEGETAEVTVHTKEGRSYPCEVQFALLPYDDDDEFRGTVGVMRDITERKQRERELQRQNERLDAFASIVSHDLRNPLGVSQGYLELAMESASEDVGASLEHVADGLERMEDIVADVLAIARQGQTVTETESMELESLVREAWTNVETPAATLTVECSGRVEADRSRLLRAFENLFRNAIEHGGDDVTVEVGLLYEEPEHTVDTGGFQFPEEGGTGVEHVEAETPTMVGFYVADDGEGMPEEVRENAFDSDFSTSDEGLGIGLWVVREVASAHGWTTRVVESESGGARFEFSNVESP; encoded by the coding sequence ATGACGGCCACGAAACGGGTTCTCATCATCAGCAACGACGCGCAGTTGCGCGCCAGTCTCGCCGCGCCGCTGCAGTGGTCCTACCCGAACGTCGAGGTCCTGACCGCCGCCGGCTTCACCGGCGTCATCGAACACCTCGCCGACGGTGACCTCGACTGCATCGTCAGCGACATGGCGACCATCGACGCCGCCCCGGCGGTGCTCCAGGCGACCCGCGAACGCCACCCCGACATCCCGCTGCTCGTGCTCACCGAGTACGAGGCCGAACGCGGCAGCGGCGCGGCCGTGATGGAGGTCGTCGACTTCATCGACGGCGTCGGCGACGCCGGCTCCGACGACGCCTTCGCCGCCTGGGTCGCCAACTCGGTCGTCCGCAACCCGACCGACGCCGCCCCGCCCGGCGGGAGCCGCCCAGAGGACCTCGTCCGCGACGTGAAACGGGCACTCGTCGACGCCTCGTCGCCGATGGACATCGAACAGGCCGTCTGCGAGCAGCTCACACTCGGCGGCCGCTACACGTTCGCGTGGATCGGCGAGTACGACAAGCGCGAGGGACAGGTCGTCCCGTGGGTGTCAGCGAGCGCGACCGACGACTGGCCGGTGAGCGTCACCTTCCCGGTCGGCCGCGGCGGCGGCCAGCAGACCGTCATCGAGCGCGCGCTGCGGACCCGCGAACCCCAGGTCGTCAACGACATCGACGCGCACCTGGCGGCCGTCCCCTGGCGCTCGGCGGCGACCGAACGCGACTGCAACGCCGTCGTCGTCGCACCGCTGTACTCCGACGACGAGCTCTACGGCGTCCTCGGCGTCTACTCCGACGACCCCGGCGGGTTCTCCGAGATGGAGGTCAGCGCCCTCTGGGAGATCGCCGGGAGCGTCTCGCACGTCCTCGACACCATCGCCATCCGGGGGCGCATCGACCAGCAGGAGCGCGTGCTCAGACGGTACGAACGGCTCGTCGAGACCGTCGGCGACGGGATGTACGCCCTGGACGCCGACGGCCACTTCATGACCGTCAACAACGCGATGCGGTCGATGACCGGCTACAGCCGGGAGGGCCTGCTCGGCGAGCACATCTCCATCGTCCTCGATCCGGCGGATGTCGAGCGCGGTGCGGAGCGCATCCGTGAGATGGTCGCCAGGGACCGGATGGAGGGCGAGACCGCGGAGGTGACCGTCCACACGAAAGAGGGTCGTAGCTATCCCTGCGAGGTCCAGTTCGCGCTGCTGCCCTACGACGACGACGACGAGTTCCGCGGCACCGTCGGCGTCATGCGCGACATCACCGAACGGAAGCAGCGCGAACGCGAGCTCCAGCGCCAGAACGAGCGCCTCGACGCGTTCGCGAGCATCGTCAGCCACGACCTCCGGAACCCGCTCGGCGTCTCGCAGGGCTATCTCGAGCTGGCGATGGAGAGCGCCTCGGAGGACGTCGGGGCCTCGCTCGAACACGTCGCCGACGGCCTCGAACGGATGGAGGACATCGTCGCCGACGTGCTCGCCATCGCCAGGCAGGGCCAGACGGTGACCGAGACCGAGTCGATGGAGCTGGAATCGCTGGTCCGCGAGGCCTGGACCAACGTCGAGACGCCCGCGGCGACGCTCACCGTCGAGTGCTCCGGCCGGGTCGAGGCGGACCGCTCACGGCTCCTCCGGGCGTTCGAGAACCTGTTCCGGAACGCCATCGAGCACGGCGGCGACGACGTGACCGTCGAGGTCGGGCTGTTGTACGAGGAGCCCGAGCACACCGTCGACACCGGTGGGTTCCAGTTCCCGGAGGAGGGTGGTACCGGCGTCGAACACGTCGAGGCGGAGACGCCGACGATGGTCGGGTTCTACGTCGCCGACGACGGCGAGGGGATGCCCGAAGAGGTGCGAGAGAACGCGTTCGACTCGGACTTCTCCACGTCGGACGAAGGTCTCGGTATCGGACTGTGGGTCGTCAGAGAAGTTGCGAGTGCGCACGGCTGGACGACGCGAGTCGTCGAGAGCGAGTCCGGTGGGGCGAGGTTCGAGTTCTCGAACGTGGAGTCACCGTGA
- a CDS encoding HalX domain-containing protein, which produces MAENDGQGAGDTSGGLEVLVVDDESRLADLFAAWLQADYNVEAAYDGESALDLMEDSVEIVLLDRRMPGLSGDEVLDRIREDGYDCRVVMVTAVDPDFDIIEMGFDDYLVKPVSKDELLEVVESVTGRSEYETDIQEYYALVSKKSLLESEKSERELEDNEEYRELCERVDELRERVDQTVSGMQDHDDFVGAFQDLPGGS; this is translated from the coding sequence GTGGCAGAAAACGACGGTCAAGGGGCTGGCGACACATCTGGTGGCCTCGAGGTGCTCGTCGTCGACGACGAGTCACGACTGGCGGATCTCTTCGCCGCGTGGCTCCAGGCGGACTACAACGTCGAGGCGGCCTACGACGGCGAGTCAGCGCTGGATTTGATGGAGGACTCTGTCGAGATCGTACTGCTCGACAGGCGGATGCCCGGTCTCTCGGGCGACGAGGTGCTGGACCGTATCCGCGAGGACGGCTACGACTGTCGCGTCGTGATGGTCACCGCCGTCGACCCCGATTTCGACATCATCGAGATGGGCTTCGACGACTACCTCGTCAAGCCGGTCTCGAAGGACGAGCTCCTCGAGGTCGTCGAGAGCGTCACCGGCCGGTCCGAGTACGAGACCGACATCCAGGAGTACTACGCCCTCGTCTCGAAGAAGTCCCTCCTCGAGTCCGAGAAGTCCGAACGTGAGCTCGAAGACAACGAGGAGTACAGGGAGCTCTGCGAGCGCGTGGACGAACTCCGGGAGCGCGTCGACCAGACCGTCTCCGGGATGCAGGACCACGACGATTTCGTCGGCGCGTTCCAGGACCTCCCCGGCGGCAGCTGA
- a CDS encoding DICT sensory domain-containing protein, with protein MTLLDIVDRVRSSEKTLTLFNLPAASSLDTELASFVEDMNVRVDVDETVADAPTFATLTAPDEFYTAVTGDELRALLDGPTPGRDGLGIDDADHADLLSPLKETTFTSYDTGRMMDVTREIEDRAFRHATGELHVGFQQLSRFSGQADVYRRLATTDLEIHIYGSPDASVDVDGLHVHANDNEELRLTWFVAFDGGDTPEGKCALIAREGEIEGFYGCWTYDPDVVDRVVEYLSGRYDRVAP; from the coding sequence GTGACACTCCTCGACATCGTCGACCGGGTCCGGTCGAGCGAGAAGACGCTGACGCTGTTCAACCTGCCGGCAGCGTCGTCGCTGGACACCGAACTCGCGTCGTTCGTCGAGGACATGAACGTCCGTGTCGACGTCGACGAGACGGTCGCCGACGCACCGACGTTCGCAACGCTGACCGCGCCCGACGAGTTCTACACCGCCGTCACCGGCGACGAACTGCGGGCACTCCTGGACGGCCCGACGCCGGGGCGCGACGGGCTCGGTATCGACGACGCCGACCACGCCGACCTGCTCTCGCCGCTGAAGGAGACGACGTTCACGTCCTACGACACCGGCCGGATGATGGACGTGACCCGCGAGATAGAGGACCGCGCGTTCCGGCATGCGACCGGCGAGCTCCACGTCGGGTTCCAGCAGCTCTCGCGCTTCTCCGGCCAGGCCGACGTGTACCGTCGCCTCGCGACGACCGACCTCGAGATACACATCTACGGGTCGCCGGACGCGAGCGTCGACGTCGACGGCCTGCACGTCCACGCGAACGACAACGAGGAGCTCCGGCTCACCTGGTTCGTCGCCTTCGACGGCGGTGACACGCCCGAGGGGAAGTGTGCGCTCATCGCTCGCGAGGGTGAGATAGAGGGATTCTACGGCTGCTGGACGTACGACCCGGACGTCGTCGACCGTGTCGTCGAGTATCTCTCGGGACGGTACGACCGCGTCGCCCCGTAG